From Musa acuminata AAA Group cultivar baxijiao chromosome BXJ3-8, Cavendish_Baxijiao_AAA, whole genome shotgun sequence, one genomic window encodes:
- the LOC135644374 gene encoding protein NDL1-like, with the protein MGESSASVSLDVERISFGGKEHHVLTSHGPISVAVYGDLEKPGLITYPDVALNYMSCFQGLFFCPEAASLLLHNFCIYHISPPGHELGAAPISPNDPVLSVDQLADQVADVLDFFELGPVMCLGVTAGAYVLTLFATKYRERVLGLILVSPLCKAPSWTEWLYSKVMLNFLYFYGICGLIKESLLHRYFSKGVRGSSQVPESDIVQACRSLLDQRHGVNVWRFLQSINERYDLAEASKKLQCRTLIFVGENSPFRLEAINMVTKLDRRFSALVEVQACGSVVTEEQPYAMLIPIEYFLMGYGLYRPSQVSCSPRSPLSPSSISPELLSPESMGVKLKPIKTRISLHV; encoded by the exons ATGGGAGAATCGAGCGCGTCGGTCTCGCTGGATGTGGAGCGGATCTCGTTTGGAGGAAAG GAACATCATGTTTTAACAAGCCATGGTCCCATATCAGTTGCCGTGTATGGGGATCTCGAGAAGCCTGGACTTATTACTTACCCAGATGTTGCTTTAAATT ATATGTCCTGCTTTCAAGGATTATTCTTTTGTCCTGAAGCTGCTTCTTTGCTTCTTCACAATTTCTGCATCTACCATATCAGTCCTCCAGGACATGAG TTAGGTGCTGCTCCGATTTCTCCAAATGATCCAGTTCTCTCTGTTGATCAATTAGCAGATCAAGTGGCAGatgttcttgatttctttga GTTGGGTCCCGTAATGTGCTTGGGGGTCACAGCAGGTGCTTACGTACTCACTCTGTTTGCT ACAAAATATAGGGAACGCGTTCTAGGTTTGATACTTGTATCACCCCTATGTAAAGCTCCCTCATGGACAGAATGGTTGTATAGTAAG GTGATGTTAAATTTTCTCTATTTTTATGGAATTTGTGGCTTGATTAAGGAATCCTTACTTCATCGATATTTCAGTAAG GGAGTACGAGGAAGTTCACAGGTTCCTGAATCAGATATTGTGCAAGCATGTAGAAGT TTGTTGGATCAAAGGCATGGTGTAAACGTGTGGCGATTTCTTCAGTCAATAAATGA GAGATATGACTTGGCAGAGGCATCGAAGAAACTTCAGTGTAGGACACTAATTTTTGTTGGTGAGAATTCTCCCTTCCGTTTGGAGGCCATTAACATGGTGACAAAACTGGACAGAAGATTCAGTGCCCTGGTCGAG GTTCAGGCGTGTGGATCAGTTGTGACTGAAGAGCAGCCTTACGCAATGCTGATACCGATCGAATACTTCCTCATGGGCTATGGTTTGTACCGACCAAGCCAGGTAAGCTGCAGCCCACGGAGTCCACTCAGTCCATCGAGCATCTCGCCGGAGCTACTCTCTCCGGAGAGTATGGGAGTGAAGCTGAAGCCGATCAAGACTCGGATCTCACTCCACGTTTGA
- the LOC135644611 gene encoding uncharacterized protein LOC135644611 has protein sequence MARSSVLLYLSVVLFIVLLLTFTPNRPNHPHRRLRLRSAMSGHDRRSIPFDPIIADIERRREDREWERANFFPQGHAPAMEAQPEWEDFMDAEDFINDEERFNVTDRIVKLFPKIDVGPADGFVSSDELTEWNLRQVEKEVMHRTQRDMELHDRNHDGFISFEEYEPPSWVHRYHDDNSTGDQVGWWKEDHFNASDMDGDGLLNLTEFNDFLHPANTNSPKLIQWLSKEEIRERDKDKDGKLNFQEFFNGLFDLIRRDDIYNLTHVSDASTEAPAKKLFSQLDHNNDGYLSEDELIPVIGDLHPSEHYYAKQQADYVTSEADTDKDGRLNLKEMIENPYVFYSAIIPEEDDYNYHDEFR, from the exons ATGGCGAGATCCTCCGTCTTGCTCTATCTGAGCGTGGTGCTCTTCATCGTCCTGCTCCTCACCTTCACCCCGAACCGCCCTAATCACCCCCACCGCCGTCTCAGACTCCGCTCCGCCATGTCCGGCCACGACCGTCGCAGCATTCCCTTCGACCCTATCATCGCCGACATAGAGCGCCGCCGCGAGGACCGCGAGTGGGAGCGGGCCAACTTCTTCCCCCAGGGCCACGCCCCCGCCATGGAGGCCCAGCCCGAGTGGGAGGACTTCATGGACGCCGAGGACTTCATCAACGACGAGGAGCGCTTCAACGTTACCGACCGCATCGTAAAGCTTTTTCCCAAGATCGACGTTGGCCCCGCCGACGGCTTCGTCAGCTCCGATGAGCTTACGGAGTGGAATCTCAGGCAGGTGGAGAAGGAGGTGATGCACCGGACGCAGCGGGACATGGAGCTCCATGACAGGAACCACGACGGCTTCATCTCGTTCGAGGAGTACGAGCCGCCCAGCTGGGTTCATCGATACCATG ATGATAATTCAACTGGTGATCAAGTGGGGTGGTGGAAAGAGGATCACTTTAACGCTTCAGATATGGATGGCGATGGTCTTCTTAATCTGACAGAGTTCAATGA CTTTCTTCATCCAGCAAACACTAACAGTCCCAAACTGATCCAGTGGTTGTCCAAGGAAGAAATTAG GGAAAGAGATAAAGATAAAGATGGGAAGCTTAATTTTCAAGAGTTTTTTAATGGCTTATTTGACTTAATCAGGAGAGATGATATTTATAACCTTACACATGTATCTGATGCTTCAACAGAGGCACCAGCTAAAAAGCTATTCTCGCAGCTTGACCACAACAACGATGG ATACTTGTCTGAAGATGAGTTGATACCTGTAATTGGTGATCTACACCCATCGGAGCATTACTATGCTAAGCAACAGGCTGACTATGTTACTTCAGAG GCAGACACGGATAAAGATGGACGCTTAAATTTGAAAGAGATGATTGAAAATCCATATGTATTCTATAGTGCTATCATTCCCGAGGAAGATGATTATAACTATCATGATGAGTTCCGTTAG